The proteins below come from a single Pseudarthrobacter sp. SSS035 genomic window:
- a CDS encoding response regulator transcription factor: MTTITVLLVDDHLVVRSGLKALLGTQPDFDVVAEAASGEEALGLVEHHSPDVVVMDLAMGAGMDGIEAIRQLRQRNSRQAILVFTTYDSDADIVRAVDAGAMGYLLKDAAPDEIFAAIRGAVQGKSVMSAPVASRLFQQLRNPDEVLTPREAELLSLLTEGLSNRELGQRLFISEATVKTHLAHIYAKLGVETRAAAIATAIRREGMR; the protein is encoded by the coding sequence ATGACTACCATCACGGTCCTCCTGGTGGACGACCACCTGGTGGTCCGGAGCGGACTCAAGGCGTTGCTGGGTACGCAGCCTGACTTTGACGTGGTGGCCGAGGCCGCCTCGGGCGAGGAAGCGCTGGGGCTGGTGGAACACCACTCCCCTGATGTGGTGGTGATGGACCTGGCCATGGGCGCCGGAATGGACGGGATCGAGGCCATCAGGCAGCTGCGGCAGCGCAACAGCCGGCAGGCCATCCTGGTGTTCACCACGTACGATTCCGACGCGGACATCGTCCGGGCGGTCGACGCCGGCGCCATGGGCTACCTCCTCAAGGACGCCGCCCCGGACGAAATCTTCGCCGCCATCCGCGGTGCCGTGCAAGGGAAGAGCGTCATGAGCGCCCCCGTGGCCTCCCGGCTCTTCCAGCAGCTGCGCAATCCCGACGAGGTCCTGACGCCCCGGGAGGCGGAGCTGCTGAGCCTCCTGACCGAGGGGCTCAGCAACCGGGAACTGGGCCAGCGGCTCTTCATCTCCGAGGCCACCGTCAAGACCCATCTGGCGCACATTTACGCCAAGCTCGGGGTGGAGACCCGCGCCGCGGCGATCGCCACGGCCATCCGCCGGGAGGGCATGCGCTAG
- a CDS encoding heme-binding protein, with protein sequence MKKSNKIAAAAVAAGALLLTGGLTAAANAGTSQAAAPAAVPAVDIPQAPETVVAQNRITAGASADAVRAALAKCQADKLPFVTVALVDRFGTVQALLRGDNAAEHTIEAAQQKAYTAAAFGAPTSELAKRVNGNGPSIADLPGTLFLPGGVPLKVNGVSVAGIGVGGAPDGNLDEACATAGAEAIAAAAAGSGK encoded by the coding sequence GTGAAGAAGTCCAACAAGATTGCCGCCGCCGCTGTTGCCGCAGGAGCTTTGCTGCTGACGGGAGGGCTGACGGCTGCAGCCAACGCCGGGACCAGCCAGGCGGCCGCTCCCGCCGCGGTACCCGCCGTCGATATCCCGCAGGCGCCGGAGACCGTGGTGGCGCAGAACCGCATCACCGCGGGTGCCTCGGCCGATGCGGTCCGGGCAGCCCTTGCGAAATGCCAGGCTGACAAGCTGCCGTTCGTCACGGTAGCCCTGGTGGACAGGTTCGGCACCGTCCAGGCGCTCCTGCGCGGGGACAACGCCGCCGAGCACACGATCGAAGCAGCCCAGCAGAAGGCCTACACCGCGGCCGCTTTCGGCGCACCGACGAGCGAGCTGGCCAAGCGCGTCAACGGCAACGGGCCCAGCATCGCGGACCTCCCCGGCACCCTGTTCCTGCCCGGCGGCGTCCCGCTCAAGGTCAATGGGGTGTCCGTGGCAGGCATCGGCGTGGGCGGTGCCCCCGACGGCAACCTGGACGAAGCCTGCGCCACCGCCGGCGCCGAGGCCATCGCCGCTGCAGCTGCCGGCTCAGGCAAGTAG
- a CDS encoding ankyrin repeat domain-containing protein: protein MRRFRTWRRARRAAGILLLAGGVSACLAACQAGPGEPQRQESPPSSVLVSPGIQPPSGPSASPGTSPPASTATAATKPPALSAEAQTRLDQELIAAAKANNVALVGELIGRGANVNAKDAIQDSAFLYAGAEGFNEVLQLTLAAGANVSSTNRYGGTALIPASEHGHVETVRILLAAGVPVNHVNNLGWTAMQEAILLNNGGPRQQDVVRQLLDAGADPGIRDPQGRTALENAERLGFGDVAALIRAR from the coding sequence ATGAGGCGGTTCAGGACCTGGCGCCGGGCACGCAGGGCGGCGGGAATTCTCCTTCTGGCGGGCGGTGTATCAGCTTGCCTGGCCGCCTGCCAGGCGGGTCCCGGCGAGCCGCAACGGCAGGAGTCGCCGCCGTCGTCCGTCCTGGTCAGCCCCGGAATCCAGCCGCCGTCCGGACCGTCAGCTTCGCCGGGTACGTCCCCGCCTGCTTCCACCGCAACGGCAGCCACCAAACCACCAGCCCTGTCCGCCGAGGCCCAGACCCGGCTCGACCAGGAGCTTATCGCCGCCGCGAAGGCCAACAATGTGGCGCTGGTTGGTGAACTGATCGGCCGCGGCGCCAACGTGAACGCCAAGGACGCCATCCAGGATTCCGCGTTCCTCTATGCCGGGGCCGAGGGATTCAACGAGGTGCTCCAGCTGACGCTGGCGGCCGGCGCGAACGTTTCCAGCACCAACCGCTATGGCGGGACGGCACTGATTCCCGCCAGCGAACACGGCCATGTGGAGACCGTCCGCATCCTCCTGGCCGCTGGAGTGCCCGTGAACCATGTGAACAACCTGGGGTGGACCGCCATGCAGGAGGCCATCCTGCTCAACAACGGCGGCCCCAGGCAGCAGGACGTGGTCCGGCAGCTCCTCGACGCCGGTGCGGACCCGGGCATCCGGGATCCTCAAGGCCGCACGGCGCTGGAGAATGCGGAGCGGCTGGGCTTCGGCGACGTCGCTGCCCTGATCCGTGCCCGCTGA
- a CDS encoding sensor histidine kinase: MPSPATPRNTLTDGPSLTTGRAQPRGPAAAPGRFGRIDTAVHLGFAVLLVASAVRYAMRHSLQDNLLVLGLAGTVCALYAVIAVLARQRRPWAVWMLVFVAVWAALVIAAPSFAWCSFAILFLCRTAFKGAVGYVAAGATAAATAVGLFRLSDGTDLAMLLGPLAVGVMLTLIYDRIEHDAAEQRRLHAEVSLAHGQLAASERLAGTIAERERVSREIHDTVTQGLASSLLLLEAADRSWPGQASRQELNQATELLRRNLSETRNLVHELASPGLDASPLPEALHQAAAQYVPHARLLVTGDPRDVPAEVRHALLRVVQSAAANIQQHANATSTTLTLGFLPGSVTLDIYDDGTGFDPSAAAPPSDAGGYGLRAMRQRVEQLGGVFSVESSPGEGTIVAAQVPAPVHSAPPGQQMTPEDA; this comes from the coding sequence ATGCCCTCCCCAGCCACTCCCCGTAATACCCTGACCGACGGACCTTCGCTGACCACCGGACGCGCCCAGCCTCGTGGACCGGCCGCCGCCCCTGGCCGGTTCGGCCGGATCGACACCGCCGTCCACCTTGGCTTCGCTGTCCTGCTCGTCGCTTCGGCCGTCCGCTATGCCATGCGGCACAGCCTGCAGGACAACCTGCTGGTCCTCGGCCTGGCTGGAACGGTGTGCGCGCTCTACGCCGTCATCGCCGTACTGGCCCGGCAGAGACGCCCATGGGCGGTCTGGATGCTCGTGTTTGTGGCCGTCTGGGCAGCACTGGTCATCGCCGCACCCAGCTTCGCCTGGTGTTCCTTTGCGATCCTCTTCCTGTGCCGGACAGCCTTTAAGGGCGCCGTGGGTTACGTGGCGGCAGGCGCGACGGCGGCCGCCACCGCCGTTGGGCTGTTCCGGCTCAGCGACGGGACAGACCTCGCGATGCTGCTGGGGCCGCTCGCCGTCGGCGTGATGCTGACGCTGATCTATGACCGGATCGAGCACGACGCCGCGGAGCAGCGCCGTCTCCATGCGGAGGTATCGCTGGCACACGGGCAGCTGGCGGCCAGCGAGCGCCTGGCCGGCACCATCGCCGAACGCGAGCGCGTATCGCGGGAGATCCACGACACCGTGACGCAGGGCCTGGCCAGCAGCCTGCTGCTCCTGGAGGCCGCTGACCGTTCGTGGCCAGGCCAGGCATCGCGCCAGGAGCTCAATCAGGCTACGGAACTGCTGCGCCGGAACCTCTCCGAGACGCGCAATCTGGTCCACGAGCTCGCCTCCCCGGGCCTCGACGCATCGCCGCTTCCCGAAGCCCTGCACCAGGCGGCCGCCCAGTACGTCCCGCACGCCCGGCTCCTGGTCACCGGCGACCCGAGGGACGTCCCGGCGGAAGTCCGGCACGCCCTGCTGCGGGTGGTCCAGAGCGCGGCCGCGAACATCCAGCAGCACGCAAACGCCACCAGCACCACCCTGACGCTGGGGTTCCTTCCCGGCTCGGTCACCCTTGACATCTACGACGACGGGACGGGCTTTGACCCGTCGGCGGCAGCACCGCCGTCGGACGCCGGAGGCTACGGGCTGCGGGCCATGCGCCAGCGGGTGGAGCAGCTGGGCGGGGTATTCTCGGTGGAAAGTTCCCCTGGCGAAGGGACCATCGTGGCCGCACAGGTGCCGGCCCCGGTGCATTCAGCGCCACCTGGCCAGCAGATGACACCGGAGGACGCATGA
- a CDS encoding cold-shock protein, whose amino-acid sequence MATGTVKWFNAEKGFGFIAPDDGSADVFAHYSAIASSGYRSLDENQKVEFDVTQGPKGPQAENIRPL is encoded by the coding sequence ATGGCAACAGGCACAGTTAAATGGTTCAACGCTGAAAAGGGCTTTGGTTTCATCGCTCCGGACGACGGATCCGCCGATGTTTTCGCGCACTATTCCGCAATCGCCAGCAGCGGCTACCGCTCGCTGGATGAGAACCAGAAAGTCGAATTCGATGTGACCCAGGGCCCCAAGGGCCCGCAGGCAGAGAATATTCGCCCGCTCTAA
- a CDS encoding glycosyltransferase family 4 protein: MRIGLIAPPWLPVPPLGYGGTEAVIHTLATTLAAAGHSVVLAAAADSTCPVERIGGFAPAERAAMGSTSSELPHVIRAYAGLDDVDIIHDHTLAGPLYRHRPPGIPVVSTIHSDMTPALCRVYEAFSRDVSLVAISQHQANSAPDVKIRRVIHHGIDPAAVPPGTGAGGYACFLGRMAPCKGIAEAIAVARRAGIQLKIAAKMSDPMEVDYFRSVVAPLLGPDEEFLGELDADGKFALLGNAVALLNPVQWDEPFGMVMIEALAAGTPVLATPRGSAPEIIEHGVTGFLAASTDALANCLQRASGLDRHDCRSAVETRFSAEAMTRKYVELFEDVL, from the coding sequence TTGCGGATAGGACTGATAGCTCCGCCATGGCTCCCCGTCCCGCCCCTAGGCTACGGCGGAACGGAGGCGGTCATCCACACGCTGGCCACCACGCTGGCGGCGGCCGGGCACAGCGTGGTGCTTGCCGCGGCGGCGGACAGCACGTGCCCGGTCGAACGGATCGGCGGCTTCGCCCCGGCGGAGCGTGCCGCCATGGGCAGCACAAGCTCAGAGTTGCCGCACGTGATCAGGGCCTACGCCGGACTGGACGACGTCGATATTATCCATGACCACACCCTGGCGGGACCGTTGTACCGGCACCGCCCACCCGGGATTCCAGTGGTCAGCACCATTCATTCGGACATGACGCCGGCGCTGTGCCGGGTATATGAAGCCTTCAGCCGGGACGTGTCACTGGTGGCCATCTCGCAGCACCAGGCCAACAGCGCCCCGGACGTGAAAATCCGACGGGTCATCCACCACGGCATCGATCCAGCCGCTGTTCCACCCGGTACCGGAGCCGGCGGCTACGCGTGTTTTCTCGGCCGAATGGCGCCGTGCAAAGGCATCGCTGAGGCCATAGCGGTGGCCCGCAGAGCGGGCATCCAGCTCAAAATCGCCGCAAAAATGAGCGACCCGATGGAAGTGGATTATTTCCGCTCCGTGGTCGCTCCCTTGCTCGGGCCTGATGAAGAGTTCCTCGGAGAACTGGACGCCGACGGAAAGTTCGCCCTGCTGGGCAATGCCGTCGCGCTGCTCAACCCTGTGCAGTGGGACGAACCCTTTGGAATGGTCATGATCGAGGCGCTGGCCGCCGGCACCCCCGTTCTGGCCACTCCGCGGGGCTCTGCACCGGAAATCATCGAGCACGGAGTCACCGGTTTCCTCGCCGCGAGTACCGATGCACTGGCCAACTGCCTGCAGCGTGCGTCCGGCCTGGACCGGCATGACTGCCGGTCCGCCGTCGAAACCCGATTCAGCGCGGAGGCGATGACGCGGAAATACGTGGAGTTGTTCGAGGACGTGCTTTAG
- a CDS encoding acetyl-CoA acetyltransferase: MSLKEQFGKDVLLTGWGHSRFGKLTDETLESLIVQVATEAISNAGIEPGQIDEIYLGQFNSGMMPLAFPSSLALQVSDQLANVAATRVENACASGSAAFQQGTKSLLAGTAKTVLVIGAEKMTHAGADVVGAALLGADYDMAGQTSTTGFTGLFADVAKHYEKRYGRGDGQLGDVLGSIAAKNHRNGVDNPYAQLRKDLGEEFCRTVSDKNPMVADPLRRTDCSPVSDGAAAVVLSTSPTGGATAPVRLAGFGQANDFFPAERRDPTAFAATRMSWQRALGMAGVGLEDLDFAEVHDCFTIAELLMYEAMGLTEPGQGARAVQEGWVFKDGKLPINVSGGLKAKGHPVGATGVSQHVIAAMQLTGTAGDMQLANPRRAAVQNMGGVGIANYVSVLEAV, from the coding sequence ATGAGCCTCAAGGAACAGTTCGGCAAGGATGTTCTGCTCACCGGCTGGGGCCACAGCCGGTTCGGCAAGCTCACGGACGAGACCCTCGAGTCCCTGATCGTCCAGGTGGCCACCGAGGCAATCAGCAACGCCGGGATCGAGCCGGGCCAGATCGATGAGATCTATCTGGGCCAGTTCAACTCCGGCATGATGCCGCTGGCGTTCCCGTCCTCGCTGGCATTGCAGGTCTCGGACCAGCTGGCCAACGTCGCCGCCACGCGTGTGGAGAACGCCTGCGCCTCCGGGTCGGCCGCGTTCCAGCAGGGAACCAAGTCGCTGCTGGCCGGGACGGCGAAGACCGTGCTGGTGATCGGCGCCGAGAAGATGACCCACGCCGGCGCCGACGTCGTCGGGGCTGCCCTGCTGGGCGCCGACTACGACATGGCCGGCCAGACGTCCACCACCGGCTTTACGGGCCTGTTCGCGGACGTCGCCAAGCACTACGAAAAGCGCTACGGTCGCGGCGACGGACAGCTGGGCGACGTGCTGGGCTCCATCGCGGCCAAGAACCACCGCAACGGCGTCGACAACCCCTATGCCCAGCTCCGCAAGGACCTCGGCGAGGAGTTCTGCCGCACCGTCTCGGACAAGAACCCCATGGTGGCCGATCCGCTGCGCCGCACCGACTGCTCCCCCGTGTCGGACGGCGCCGCTGCCGTTGTGCTCAGCACGTCGCCAACCGGCGGGGCCACCGCGCCGGTGCGGCTCGCCGGCTTCGGCCAGGCGAACGACTTCTTCCCGGCCGAACGCAGGGATCCAACGGCTTTCGCCGCCACGCGCATGTCCTGGCAGCGTGCGCTGGGGATGGCCGGCGTCGGGCTTGAAGACCTTGACTTCGCTGAGGTCCACGACTGCTTCACCATCGCCGAACTGCTCATGTACGAGGCCATGGGACTGACGGAACCGGGCCAGGGCGCCCGCGCTGTGCAGGAAGGCTGGGTTTTCAAGGACGGGAAGCTGCCCATCAACGTCTCCGGCGGGCTCAAGGCCAAAGGCCATCCCGTGGGTGCAACCGGCGTATCCCAGCACGTCATCGCCGCCATGCAGCTCACTGGGACGGCTGGCGACATGCAGCTCGCCAACCCTCGCCGCGCCGCCGTCCAGAACATGGGCGGCGTGGGCATCGCCAACTACGTCAGCGTCCTCGAAGCGGTCTAG
- a CDS encoding acyl-CoA dehydrogenase family protein: MHIVDLLPAAERERYLEIRAFLQSTVRQASIDYWNREEFPFGLLAEMGKHGLGTLQTDGTSKLFKGLMYVEVARADVSLSALVGIHNELIVGMIDALGSEEQKQRWLPGLKNFTQLGAFALTEPEHGSDIAGGLETSARLEGGEWVINGAKRWIGSGTIADFALVWARDAADGHIKGFIVETDRAGYRATKIANKIGLRIMQNADIVLDNVRIPASNMLPGATDFSKANDLLRDSRAWVGWQGAGIQLAAFDVARSYSLERRQFGKELACFQLVQQQLAEILGNASASLALMAQLARIQTDGKLEMAQAAMAKSTCTRLARASVAMGRSLLGGNGISSDFEMGKLFGDAEILYTYEGSYEINSLIVGRAVTGKSAFV, translated from the coding sequence ATGCACATCGTGGACCTCCTGCCCGCAGCGGAGCGCGAGCGCTACCTGGAGATCCGGGCGTTCCTGCAGTCCACGGTGCGGCAGGCATCCATTGACTACTGGAACCGCGAGGAATTCCCGTTCGGGCTGCTGGCGGAGATGGGCAAGCACGGGCTTGGTACGTTGCAGACGGACGGCACGTCCAAGCTCTTCAAGGGCCTGATGTACGTCGAAGTGGCCAGGGCGGACGTTTCGCTGTCGGCACTCGTGGGGATTCACAACGAACTGATCGTGGGGATGATCGACGCCCTCGGTTCCGAGGAACAGAAGCAGCGGTGGCTGCCTGGCCTGAAGAACTTTACCCAGCTGGGCGCCTTCGCCCTGACCGAACCGGAGCACGGCTCGGACATCGCCGGCGGGCTGGAAACATCCGCGCGGCTGGAGGGCGGCGAGTGGGTGATCAACGGCGCGAAGCGCTGGATCGGCTCCGGGACCATCGCGGACTTTGCCCTGGTGTGGGCGCGCGACGCTGCGGACGGGCACATCAAGGGCTTCATTGTGGAGACGGACCGCGCTGGCTACCGGGCAACCAAGATTGCCAACAAGATCGGCCTGCGGATCATGCAGAACGCGGACATCGTGCTGGACAACGTCAGGATTCCGGCGTCCAACATGCTGCCGGGCGCTACGGACTTCTCCAAGGCCAACGACCTCCTGCGGGATTCGCGCGCCTGGGTTGGCTGGCAAGGTGCCGGGATCCAGCTGGCCGCGTTCGACGTCGCCCGTTCCTACTCCCTGGAACGCAGGCAGTTCGGCAAGGAACTGGCATGCTTCCAGCTGGTCCAGCAGCAACTGGCGGAGATCCTGGGCAACGCCTCCGCGTCACTGGCGTTGATGGCCCAGCTCGCCCGGATCCAGACGGACGGCAAGCTGGAGATGGCGCAGGCGGCCATGGCAAAGTCCACGTGCACCCGGCTGGCCCGCGCGTCGGTGGCGATGGGACGGTCGCTGCTGGGCGGCAACGGGATCAGCTCGGACTTTGAAATGGGCAAGCTGTTTGGTGATGCCGAAATCCTCTATACCTATGAGGGCAGCTACGAAATCAATTCGCTGATCGTTGGCCGGGCCGTTACCGGAAAATCGGCCTTCGTCTAG
- a CDS encoding glycogen debranching N-terminal domain-containing protein translates to MAGWNADTAAGPLGATVTLVDGSNFCISGLAGDMYSDRPHGVFNEDTRIVSRWRLTVNDVTLEPLAARALEPYRAVFIGRPARAAGHADSPLIVERNREVGSGIQEEITVRNHSREPAVCVVELAMDADFADLFEVKDARIIRHWDQSRHPEDDSLTIKGVWRGMHKGVVLQAPGATFSHEGLGYRTVVPPHGQWRTKVTVSPLLDAAETPAPFQRQETGTSPAEIRRQDWIRKIPAPHISNVSFARTMQRSHDDIGALQIEDPLHPDRTVIAAGAPWFMALFGRDSLLSSYMALPVDPSLALDTLHTLAERQGNAVDALTEEQPGRILHEVRLGVSTGLALGGKSTYYGTADATPLFVTLLGEVSRWGLAADQVAALLPNADRALDWIRDYGDRDGDGFVEYQRLNDQGLINQGWKDSWDGVNFADGRMAEPPIALCEVQGYVYGAYIARAWMAYDAGDLALARELRERAARLKKQFNEQFWLPAKGYYAIALDRDKRPVDACASNMGHCLWNGIIDADKAPLVAARLMSPEMFSGWGIRTLATDMGAYNPASYHNGSVWPHDNAMIATGLMRYGFVDEARRVALGLIEAADFTDHRLPELFCGFDRADFPEPVPYPTACSPQAWAATTPVHLLRTLLRYDPHVSMNGMWMDPVLPESWGRVHITNCPIGDGRITIDVTGSQATIDGLPPGMTFHRGTRPPLADLVELAEKLDKTG, encoded by the coding sequence ATGGCTGGATGGAATGCTGACACCGCGGCTGGCCCCCTGGGGGCCACGGTGACACTTGTGGATGGCTCGAACTTCTGCATTTCCGGTCTTGCCGGCGACATGTATTCCGACCGCCCCCACGGCGTGTTCAATGAGGACACCCGCATCGTCTCCCGCTGGAGACTGACGGTCAATGATGTGACGTTGGAGCCGCTGGCCGCCCGTGCCCTCGAACCCTACCGGGCCGTATTCATCGGCCGTCCGGCCCGGGCAGCCGGCCATGCGGACAGCCCTTTGATCGTGGAACGAAACCGCGAGGTGGGCTCGGGCATCCAGGAGGAGATCACCGTCCGGAACCATTCCCGCGAGCCTGCCGTGTGCGTGGTGGAACTGGCGATGGACGCGGACTTCGCGGACCTCTTTGAGGTGAAGGACGCCCGGATCATCCGGCACTGGGACCAGTCCCGGCACCCGGAAGACGACTCCCTCACCATCAAGGGCGTCTGGCGGGGAATGCATAAGGGGGTTGTCCTGCAGGCTCCCGGCGCGACTTTCAGTCACGAAGGCCTGGGCTACCGCACCGTGGTGCCGCCCCACGGCCAGTGGCGCACAAAGGTCACCGTGTCGCCTCTACTGGATGCAGCCGAAACGCCTGCACCCTTCCAGCGCCAGGAAACCGGCACGTCGCCTGCGGAAATACGGCGCCAGGACTGGATCCGGAAGATCCCCGCGCCGCACATCAGCAACGTATCGTTTGCCCGCACCATGCAGCGCAGCCATGATGACATCGGCGCCCTCCAGATCGAGGACCCGCTGCATCCGGACCGGACCGTCATTGCGGCGGGTGCCCCATGGTTCATGGCCCTGTTCGGCCGCGATTCGCTTCTCTCGTCCTACATGGCGCTGCCCGTGGACCCGTCGCTGGCCCTGGACACCCTGCATACGCTGGCCGAAAGGCAGGGCAACGCGGTGGACGCGCTGACCGAAGAGCAGCCCGGCCGGATCCTCCATGAGGTCCGGCTGGGCGTCAGCACGGGTCTGGCACTTGGCGGAAAATCCACCTACTACGGCACCGCGGATGCCACGCCGTTGTTCGTCACACTGCTCGGCGAAGTCAGCCGCTGGGGCCTCGCCGCGGACCAGGTGGCCGCGCTGCTGCCCAACGCGGACAGGGCGCTGGACTGGATCAGGGATTACGGCGACCGCGACGGCGACGGCTTTGTGGAGTATCAGCGACTTAACGACCAGGGGCTGATCAACCAGGGATGGAAGGATTCCTGGGACGGCGTAAATTTCGCGGACGGCCGCATGGCAGAACCGCCGATTGCCCTCTGCGAAGTGCAGGGTTACGTTTACGGCGCGTATATCGCCCGGGCGTGGATGGCGTACGACGCCGGGGACTTGGCCTTGGCGCGGGAGTTGCGGGAACGCGCGGCGCGGCTTAAGAAGCAGTTTAACGAACAGTTCTGGCTGCCGGCCAAAGGCTACTACGCCATCGCACTGGACCGGGACAAGAGACCTGTGGATGCCTGCGCCTCCAACATGGGGCACTGCCTGTGGAACGGGATAATCGACGCCGACAAGGCGCCCCTGGTGGCGGCCCGGCTGATGTCGCCGGAAATGTTCAGCGGCTGGGGAATCCGCACCCTGGCCACGGATATGGGCGCCTACAACCCTGCGAGCTACCACAACGGATCCGTGTGGCCGCATGACAACGCGATGATTGCTACGGGCCTGATGAGGTACGGATTTGTGGACGAGGCCCGGCGGGTTGCCCTCGGACTTATTGAGGCGGCGGATTTCACGGACCACCGCTTGCCTGAATTGTTCTGCGGATTTGACCGTGCTGATTTCCCGGAACCGGTGCCTTACCCGACAGCTTGCTCGCCCCAGGCCTGGGCGGCCACCACCCCGGTGCATCTGCTGCGCACACTGCTGCGGTATGACCCCCACGTCTCCATGAACGGCATGTGGATGGACCCGGTGCTGCCGGAGTCCTGGGGCCGGGTCCACATCACCAACTGCCCCATAGGTGACGGCCGGATCACCATCGACGTGACCGGCAGCCAGGCCACGATCGACGGGCTCCCGCCGGGCATGACGTTCCACCGCGGGACACGTCCCCCCCTTGCCGATCTGGTTGAGCTCGCCGAGAAGCTGGACAAGACAGGCTAA